One Cellulomonas taurus genomic region harbors:
- a CDS encoding F0F1 ATP synthase subunit epsilon, whose amino-acid sequence MAKQLEVDLVGTDGTIWSGAARSVSAPASDGEIGILPGHTPVLSVLAHGRVRVTVEGAASGSDLSWVVEGGFLSVDDDQVTVVVDGLDESATPAA is encoded by the coding sequence ATGGCCAAGCAGCTGGAGGTCGACCTGGTCGGCACCGACGGGACCATCTGGTCCGGTGCCGCCCGGTCGGTCAGCGCGCCCGCGTCGGACGGCGAGATCGGCATCCTGCCCGGTCACACCCCGGTGCTCTCCGTGCTCGCGCACGGCCGGGTCCGGGTGACCGTCGAGGGCGCCGCCTCGGGTTCCGATCTGTCGTGGGTCGTCGAGGGCGGCTTCCTGTCCGTCGACGACGACCAGGTCACGGTGGTGGTGGACGGGCTCGACGAGTCCGCCACCCCGGCCGCCTGA
- a CDS encoding DUF2550 family protein has translation MHGVGWLLALLVLAALVAVAGVALSRWHTLTRRVGSFSCALRAGGRQVPGVAHYGARSLYWFKLRSLSFRATRTWTRSGLSVLERTPVHPDRPGSPLMVRCRVAGGPVGLEEQVELVMSREAYAGLTSWLEAGPSAPHLVI, from the coding sequence GTGCACGGGGTCGGCTGGCTGCTCGCGCTGCTGGTGCTGGCCGCTCTCGTCGCGGTGGCCGGCGTGGCGCTGTCCCGCTGGCACACCCTGACCCGTCGGGTGGGTTCCTTCTCCTGTGCACTGCGCGCCGGGGGCCGTCAGGTCCCCGGCGTCGCGCATTACGGGGCGCGCAGCCTGTACTGGTTCAAGCTCCGCTCGCTGTCCTTCCGGGCCACCCGCACCTGGACCCGCTCCGGGCTGAGCGTGCTCGAACGCACGCCGGTGCACCCCGACCGCCCGGGGTCGCCGTTGATGGTGCGCTGCCGGGTCGCGGGCGGGCCGGTCGGTCTGGAGGAGCAGGTGGAGCTGGTGATGTCCCGCGAGGCCTACGCTGGTCTGACCTCCTGGCTGGAGGCCGGACCCTCCGCCCCGCACCTGGTGATCTGA
- a CDS encoding N-acetylglucosamine-6-phosphate deacetylase, with amino-acid sequence MSEHTPTVLRGEVVTPTEVITDGVVVLTGDVIAWVGPVTALPSQWRDDLPDDPTPGTTVLPGLIDIHDHGGGGESFPDATSVEQARTAAREHLRHGTTGLVASLVTAPRDVLLARAALLADLVDGGDLIGIHAEGPFLSADRCGAQNPGDMLTGDPELVAELSAAARGHLVTMTIAPEVPGVADGGPGRPDAIAALVAAGTVPSIGHTDAHAPVVEAAIERGRALLAGGARAEAVGGGAQPGRSPRLTATHLFNGMRPLHHRDPGPIAACLAAAARGDLVVELIGDGTHLDPHTVRSIFDLVGPEQIMLVTDAMAAAGMPDGDYRLGPMAVRVGGGVARLIEADGSAGAIAGGTAHLIDVVRATVDAGVGLLAAVRSAATTPAAVLGRADLGALIAGRRGDVLVTDAELAPVAVYRAGVLVED; translated from the coding sequence GTGAGCGAGCACACCCCGACAGTCCTGCGTGGCGAGGTCGTCACCCCCACCGAGGTCATCACCGACGGCGTCGTGGTGCTGACCGGCGACGTGATCGCCTGGGTCGGACCGGTGACGGCGCTGCCCAGCCAGTGGCGGGACGACCTGCCGGACGACCCGACGCCGGGCACCACGGTGCTGCCCGGCCTGATCGACATCCACGACCACGGCGGCGGCGGGGAATCGTTCCCGGACGCCACCAGCGTCGAGCAGGCCAGGACCGCCGCCCGCGAGCACCTGCGGCACGGCACCACCGGTCTGGTCGCGTCCCTGGTCACCGCGCCCCGGGACGTGCTGCTGGCCCGCGCGGCGCTGCTGGCGGACCTGGTCGACGGCGGTGACCTGATCGGCATCCACGCCGAGGGCCCGTTCCTGTCGGCGGACCGGTGCGGCGCGCAGAACCCCGGCGACATGCTCACCGGCGACCCGGAGCTGGTGGCCGAACTCTCGGCGGCCGCCCGTGGCCACCTGGTCACCATGACCATCGCCCCCGAGGTGCCCGGCGTCGCGGACGGTGGCCCCGGCCGCCCGGACGCGATCGCCGCCCTGGTCGCCGCCGGCACCGTGCCCTCCATCGGGCACACCGACGCGCACGCCCCCGTGGTGGAGGCCGCGATCGAACGCGGCCGCGCCCTGCTGGCCGGCGGTGCTCGGGCCGAGGCCGTCGGTGGCGGAGCGCAGCCCGGCCGCTCGCCGCGCCTGACCGCGACCCACCTGTTCAACGGCATGCGCCCCCTGCACCACCGCGACCCAGGACCGATCGCCGCCTGTCTGGCCGCGGCTGCCCGGGGCGATCTGGTGGTCGAGCTGATCGGTGACGGCACCCACCTGGATCCGCACACCGTCCGCAGCATCTTCGACCTGGTCGGGCCGGAGCAGATCATGCTGGTCACCGATGCGATGGCGGCTGCCGGGATGCCGGACGGTGACTATCGACTCGGGCCGATGGCGGTCCGGGTCGGCGGGGGAGTGGCCCGGCTGATCGAGGCCGACGGCAGCGCGGGGGCGATCGCCGGTGGCACCGCGCACCTGATCGACGTCGTGCGCGCCACCGTGGACGCCGGGGTCGGGCTGCTCGCCGCGGTCCGGTCCGCCGCCACCACCCCGGCGGCGGTGCTGGGCCGGGCGGACCTGGGAGCGCTGATCGCCGGTCGGCGGGGCGACGTCCTGGTCACCGACGCGGAGCTGGCGCCGGTCGCGGTGTACCGGGCCGGGGTGTTGGTCGAGGACTGA
- the nucS gene encoding endonuclease NucS: MRLLVARCAARYSGRLNAHLPLATRLVVVKADGSVLLHSDGGSYKPLNWMSPPCTLRTAPAEGEAVERGVEQVWTVQHTKSDDRLVIEIHEVLHDSEHDLGVDPGLIKDGVEAHLQELMAAQIEVLGTGHTLVRREYPTAIGPVDILAKDPGGGTIAVEIKRRGDIDGVEQLTRYLELLNRDPLLAPVRGVFAAQEIKPQARVLATDRGISCLVLDYDAMRGVDDVDSRLF, encoded by the coding sequence ATGCGTCTGCTCGTCGCCCGCTGTGCCGCCCGGTACAGCGGCCGCCTGAACGCCCACCTGCCGCTGGCCACCCGGCTGGTGGTGGTCAAGGCCGACGGTTCGGTGCTGCTGCACTCCGACGGCGGGTCGTACAAGCCGCTGAACTGGATGAGCCCGCCGTGCACGCTGCGGACCGCCCCCGCCGAGGGTGAGGCGGTGGAGCGCGGCGTCGAGCAGGTGTGGACGGTGCAGCACACCAAGAGCGACGACCGCCTGGTGATCGAGATCCACGAGGTGCTGCACGACTCCGAACACGACCTCGGTGTCGACCCGGGTCTGATCAAGGACGGGGTCGAAGCACACCTGCAGGAACTGATGGCCGCCCAGATCGAGGTGCTCGGCACCGGGCACACCCTGGTGCGCCGGGAGTACCCGACCGCCATCGGGCCGGTCGACATCCTGGCCAAGGACCCCGGCGGCGGCACGATCGCCGTCGAGATCAAGCGCCGCGGCGACATCGACGGCGTGGAGCAGCTCACCCGCTACCTCGAGCTGCTGAACCGGGACCCGCTGCTGGCCCCGGTGCGGGGCGTGTTCGCCGCACAGGAGATCAAGCCGCAGGCCCGGGTGCTGGCCACCGACCGGGGGATCAGCTGCCTGGTGCTGGACTACGACGCGATGCGCGGCGTCGACGACGTGGACTCCCGGTTGTTCTGA